One Parvularculales bacterium DNA window includes the following coding sequences:
- the recF gene encoding DNA replication/repair protein RecF, with protein MAYPLALHRLTLTDFRCYQNVVLETDADIVVLVGANGAGKTNVLEAISLLAPGRGLRGASFSQLGRQDGTGGWGVAASVLVAPGDLVEIGTGQILATPDTVPRGRVCRVNHELVSGSSVLGEFVRIAWLTPALDRLFTESASARRRFLDRIVLGLDPHHGGRVRDYERAMATRNRLLKEGGDRRWLDAAENTMAECGVALARGRRACVGQLQDLLVTPELQGSSEASFFPAMRLVLEEGISGIAISEISSLEKEEEILRTRLHDQRERDARAGRTLEGPHRSDLLVFYKTGGGTSRDISASSCSTGEQKALVISLVLAHARLLAAGGVAPLVLLDEVAAHLDEQRRTALFQAATALGGQVWITGCDRSLFGSLESESHGASSSGKKADIFTVDEGRIFQPDGVR; from the coding sequence ATGGCCTACCCTCTTGCTCTTCACCGACTCACTTTGACAGATTTCAGATGCTACCAAAACGTCGTTCTTGAAACAGATGCTGATATAGTTGTATTGGTGGGCGCGAATGGGGCCGGAAAGACAAACGTACTTGAGGCTATTTCGCTATTAGCTCCCGGGAGAGGGTTACGGGGGGCATCGTTTAGCCAGTTAGGGCGGCAGGATGGCACAGGGGGCTGGGGGGTAGCGGCTTCTGTGCTAGTAGCACCTGGAGATTTGGTTGAAATAGGCACCGGTCAGATACTGGCTACGCCTGATACAGTTCCAAGGGGGCGAGTATGTCGTGTCAATCATGAACTTGTTTCGGGGTCTAGCGTGTTAGGTGAGTTTGTTCGAATAGCATGGCTGACGCCGGCACTTGATCGTTTGTTTACCGAGTCGGCTTCTGCCCGACGGCGGTTTTTGGATCGCATTGTGTTGGGGCTTGACCCCCACCACGGGGGTAGAGTGCGGGATTATGAACGTGCTATGGCGACTCGCAACCGGCTATTAAAAGAGGGCGGCGATCGCCGGTGGCTCGATGCGGCAGAAAATACTATGGCCGAATGTGGTGTTGCGTTGGCGCGGGGACGCCGGGCCTGTGTGGGGCAGTTGCAAGATTTGTTAGTGACACCAGAGCTTCAGGGGTCATCAGAGGCGTCGTTCTTTCCGGCAATGCGCTTGGTGCTTGAGGAGGGAATTTCCGGTATAGCCATAAGTGAAATAAGTTCTCTTGAGAAAGAAGAAGAGATTTTACGGACCCGCTTACATGACCAACGCGAGCGAGATGCTCGGGCAGGCCGAACTTTGGAGGGACCTCATCGCTCAGACCTTCTGGTGTTTTACAAGACTGGGGGCGGGACATCTCGTGATATATCTGCTAGTTCGTGCTCTACCGGAGAGCAAAAAGCGCTGGTTATAAGTTTGGTTTTAGCTCATGCCCGCTTGTTGGCGGCTGGGGGGGTGGCACCTCTGGTGCTGTTGGATGAAGTGGCAGCCCATCTGGATGAGCAGCGCCGGACGGCATTATTTCAGGCGGCGACCGCCCTTGGTGGGCAGGTCTGGATTACCGGATGCGACCGGAGTTTGTTTGGTTCTCTTGAATCCGAGTCTCATGGAGCTAGTTCTTCTGGGAAAAAAGCGGACATTTTTACTGTTG
- the dnaN gene encoding DNA polymerase III subunit beta — MKITVERGTLLKSLGRVQGIVERRNTIPILSHMLLLAKDGRLSITATDLDIEIMESLVVDMATEGVATVPAHIFYDVVRKLPEGAQVELNYNNKEGRIDLVAGRSRFMLQSLPKDDFPAAADNTLPCSFVLPATSLSRLIQKTRTAISTDETRYYLNGVYLHSTEGKVGPVLRAVATDGHRLARVDLPLPEGAADMPGVILPRKTAMELQKMMEGITAEVSISLSNTRIRFEFDDVVLTSKLIDGKFPDYERVIPEGNDKSMSVSAAVFSDTVDRVAIILSEKSRSVKLSMEQGHLTLSASSPESGSAIEELGVAYEGGPLEIGFNAGYLMDITGQFQGDMACFELADSGSPTIIRDSEDDTVLYVLMPMRV, encoded by the coding sequence ATGAAAATAACAGTTGAGCGAGGTACTTTACTTAAATCTCTTGGCCGCGTACAAGGTATTGTTGAGCGGCGGAATACAATTCCAATATTGTCGCATATGTTGCTGTTGGCAAAAGACGGACGGTTGTCCATAACGGCGACGGATTTGGATATAGAGATTATGGAATCTCTTGTCGTTGACATGGCAACAGAGGGGGTAGCAACGGTTCCGGCACATATTTTTTATGATGTTGTGCGAAAATTGCCTGAAGGGGCGCAAGTTGAGCTAAACTATAATAATAAGGAAGGCCGGATTGATCTGGTGGCTGGTCGCTCGCGCTTTATGCTGCAGAGTTTGCCTAAGGATGATTTCCCCGCAGCTGCTGATAATACTCTACCCTGTAGTTTTGTGTTGCCAGCTACGAGTTTGTCTCGTCTTATTCAAAAAACCCGTACGGCTATTTCTACCGATGAGACCCGCTACTATCTAAACGGTGTTTATTTGCACAGTACGGAGGGTAAAGTTGGGCCGGTGTTGCGGGCGGTAGCCACAGATGGGCATCGCCTTGCGCGGGTGGATTTGCCTTTACCCGAGGGAGCGGCTGATATGCCAGGAGTTATTTTGCCTCGCAAGACGGCGATGGAACTCCAAAAAATGATGGAGGGTATTACGGCAGAGGTGTCCATAAGCTTATCTAATACACGGATACGGTTTGAGTTTGATGATGTTGTGTTGACGTCCAAACTTATTGATGGAAAGTTTCCTGACTATGAGCGGGTTATTCCTGAAGGGAATGATAAATCTATGTCGGTATCGGCTGCGGTGTTTTCTGATACGGTGGATCGGGTAGCTATTATTCTCTCGGAGAAGTCGCGTTCTGTGAAATTGTCAATGGAACAGGGTCATTTGACGTTGAGTGCTTCCAGCCCTGAAAGTGGTAGCGCTATAGAAGAGTTGGGGGTCGCTTACGAGGGAGGTCCTTTGGAGATTGGTTTTAACGCCGGATATTTGATGGATATTACTGGCCAGTTTCAAGGTGATATGGCTTGTTTTGAGTTGGCAGATAGCGGATCACCTACCATTATACGTGATAGTGAAGATGATACGGTGTTGTATGTCCTCATGCCAATGCGCGTATAA